Proteins encoded in a region of the Takifugu flavidus isolate HTHZ2018 chromosome 10, ASM371156v2, whole genome shotgun sequence genome:
- the LOC130532548 gene encoding rap guanine nucleotide exchange factor 5-like, translating to MSWDCGLRYMFSVPPALQQRSMCILHDKEDLSRLEMVQRLAKDGCRFLQNHSKGPERPSESDEVIRVCLRERGHSVLVLQRMSSEQPTPAASSGAEREEARDRRFVVVSGTPEKILEHLLDDLTLEEDQGTTHGNESDTLLDDFLLTYPVFMSTGDLCQALLGHYCTKRCRVKEDGREALERKRKVLFLVSQWMELCNDFLRDDERVKHFMKTLCSYVLDDLYEHPALEKDVRELQRLYMLHRRHTTDEYSPQRKSKALFHQLSLRDNGLQSRGLLRENKEALCHVYITMDSFLSMRVHAGVTAQELLQAVAERMDVPQGDLLLVAVTYPGGRLLLQPQDRIFSDCLRPIGRLHVCKKDLGEILNPFTDNSELHQRTARMLTLNTWDVAVALTQLDWAIFHSVHEQDLVYFTFSRHSSSSSSSSSRTVGLELLLQRCNEVQLWVMTEVLLCPLLCKRVRLIKKFIKIAAHCKAQKNLNCFFAIIMGLNTAAISRLSQTWEKIPGKFKKLFSELEAITDPSLNHKAYRDSFKKMKAPKIPFLPLLLKDITFIHEGNKTFHDNLVNFEKLHMIADAVRFLRQCQRDHMGNGIIQKSSSEARAHIDYLHVIDNQQTLFELSHRLEPRT from the exons ATGTCATGGGACTGTGGCCTCAGATACATGTTCTCTGTGCCCCCggcgctgcagcagaggagcatgTGCATCCTTCATGATAAGGAGGACCTGTCCAGGCTGGAGATGGTCCAGAGGCTGGCCAAGGACGGCTGCCGCTTCCTGCAGAACCACAGCAAAGGCCCAGAGAGGCCATCAGAG AGTGACGAGgtgatccgtgtgtgtctgagggagAGGGGCCACAGCGTTCTGGTCCTCCAGAGAATGTCATCAGAGCAGCCGACCCCCGCTGCATCgagtggagcagagagggaggaggcgaGGGACAGGAG GTTCGTGGTGGTGTCGGGGACTCCAGAGAAGATCCTGGAACACTTGCTTGATGACCTGACGTTGGAGGAGGATCAGGGGACGACCCATGGCAACGAGTCAG ACACACTCCTGGATGACTTTCTCCTTACCTACCCTGTTTTCATGTCCACCGGTGATTTGTGTCAAGCCCTCCTGGGACA CTACTGTACCAAGCGCTGCAGGGTGaaggaggatgggagggaggctctggagaggaaaaggaaggtcCTGTTCCTGGTGTCACAATGGATGGAGCTGTGCAACGACTTCCTGCGCGACGACGAGCGTGTCAAACACTTCATGAAG ACTCTGTGCAGTTACGTGTTGGATGACCTTTATGAGCACCCGGCCCTGGAAAAGGACGTGAGGGAGCTGCAGAGACTTTACATGCTGCATCGCCGACA CACGACAGACGAATATTCCCCTCAAAGAAAG AGCAAAGCGCTTTTCCACCAGCTGAGCCTGAGAGACAATGGGCTGCAGTCCAGAGGCCTGTTGAGAGAGAACAAGGAAG CGCTCTGCCATGTTTACATCACCATGGACTCGTTCCTCAGCATGAGGGTCCACGCTGGGGTGACGgcgcaggagctgctgcaggcggTGGCGGAGCGGATGGATGTTCCACAGGGGGACCTGCTACTTGTGGCCGTCACATACCCCGGAG GTCggcttctcctgcagcctcaggaTAGAATCTTCTCCGATTGCCTCCGTCCGATAGGGAGACTGCACGTCTGCAAGAAGGACCTGGGGGAAATCTTG AACCCATTCACAGACAACTCAGAGCTGCACCAGAGAACAGCGCGCATGCTCACTTTGAACACGTGGGACGTGGCTGTCGCCCTCACCCAGCTGGACTGGGCCATCTTTCACTCAGTCCACGAG CAAGACCTCGTCTACTTCACCTTTAgccgccacagcagcagcagcagcagcagcagcagccgcaccgttgggctggagctgctgctgcagcgctgcaatGAGGTCCAGTTGTGGGTGATGACCGAGGTGCTGCTGTGCCCGCTGCTCTGCAAAAGGGTCCGACTCATCAAAAAGTTCATCAAGATTGCAGCACA cTGTAAAGCTCAGAAGAACCTCAACTGTTTTTTTGCCATTATTATGGGCCTGAACACTGCAGCCATCAGCCGCCTGAGTCAGACTTGGGAG AAAATTCCTGGGAAATTCAAAAAGCTCTTTTCTGAACTGGAGGCCATCACA GATCCGTCGCTGAATCACAAAGCCTACAGAGACTCCTTTAAGAAGATGAAGGCACCAAAGATTCCTTTTCTTCCACTGCTGCTCAAAG ACATCACCTTTATTCACGAGGGAAACAAGACCTTTCATGACAACCTTGTCAATTTTGAAAAGCTG CATATGATAGCAGACGCGGTGCGATTCCTCCGGCAGTGTCAGAGAGATCACATGG GAAATGGCATCATCCAGAAGAGCAGCTCAGAGGCGCGTGCTCACATCGATTACCTTCACGTTATTGACAATCAGCAGACCCTGTTTGAACTGTCGCACAGGCTGGAACCTCGTACTTAA
- the si:ch211-254p10.2 gene encoding solute carrier family 40 member 1, translating into MSRRADASQCGGVVVEFESDSNRETRDRKSRSITGPALIYLKGPKFLIYVSGALSMWGDRMWHFAISVFLIELYGRNLLLTAVFGLVVAGSVLLLGALIGDWVDRNPRNKVAHASLFIQNISVTVCSIVLMLVFLYKQRIEQIWDGWLTVVCYTVVIVLADVANLASTALTIAIQRDWIVVITGYNRGHLAGMNATMRRIDQVTNILAPLAVGQVMTLASNVVGCGFILGWNLVSLIVEFFFLSRVYRIVPALSIKPPVEEEEQNPVCEQRMERRWPQGISNTTQAEPLTEGNCDTSLHLKEITNLPLCFRRFRWLVSTCKDGWKAYYRQPVFLAGMGLAFLYTTVLGFDCITTGYAYTQGISGSLLSLLMGVSAITGLMGTVMFTRLRKSYGLVNTGIISSCLHLGCLLLCVCSVFAPGSPMDLSLLVPFINSSSPELGDIVSQRKKHAYPLRGGSNQPLLPDRSSIHWTNNTLLFDNVPSDTVPESYISIILLFLGVITARIGLWSFDLTVTQLLQESICESERGVVNGVQSSMNYLMDLLHFIMVISAPQPQHFGILVIISVLFITTGHTMYFLYAHKAKKKRRHNT; encoded by the exons ATGTCCCGGCGAGCAGATGCCTCCCAGTGCGGGGGGGTTGTGGTCGAGTTCGAGTCCGACAGCAACAGGGAGACGAGGGATAGAAAATCTCGGAGTATTACAG GTCCAGCTCTTATCTACCTCAAGGGTCCCAAGTTTCTCATCTATGTCAGTGGAGCGTTGTCCATGTGG GGTGACCGTATGTGGCACTTTGCCATCTCTGTGTTCCTGATTGAGTTGTACGGACGTAACCTGCTCTTGACTGCCGTGTTTGGGTTGGTGGTCGCCGGCTCGGTGCTCCTCCTTGGGGCTTTGATTGGCGACTGGGTTGACCGCAATCCCAGGAACAAAG TTGCACACGCATCTCTTTTCATCCAGAACATCTCAGTGACAGTGTGCAGCATTGTGCTCATGTTGGTCTTCTTATATAAGCAGAGGATTGAGCAGATCTGGGATGGATGGCTCACT GTGGTTTGTTATACGGTGGTGATCGTCCTGGCAGATGTAGCAAACCTTGCAAGCACAGCACTGACCATTGCCATTCAGAGGGACTGGATTGTGGTTATAACAGGATACAACCGAGGCCACCTAGCTG GTATGAATGCCACCATGAGGCGGATAGATCAGGTGACTAACATTCTAGCCCCACTAGCGGTGGGACAGGTCATGACCCTGGCCTCTAACGTGGTGGGCTGTGGCTTCATTCTGGGCTGGAACCTTGTGTCTCTCATTGTGGAGTTCTTCTTCCTGTCACGGGTTTATCGTATTGTCCCGGCACTTTCGATCAAGCCGcccgtggaggaggaggagcagaaccctgtgtgtgagcagaggatggagaggaggtggCCACAAGGTATCA GTAACACCACACAAGCTGAACCTCTGACAGAAGGTAACTGCGACACGAGCCTGCATCTCAAAGAAATCACCAACCTGCCTCTGTGTTTCCGGAGGTTCCGCTGGCTGGTGAGCACCTGTAAAGATGGGTGGAAGGCCTACTATCGCCAGCCCGTCTTCCTGGCAGGGATGGGTCTGGCCTTCCTCTACACCACAGTCCTGGGCTTTGACTGCATCACCACGGGCTATGCTTATACTCAGGGCATAAGCGGCTCGCTCCTCAGTCTGCTAATGGGTGTATCAGCTATCACAGGGCTGATGGGCACGGTGATGTTCACCAGACTCAGGAAGTCATACGGCCTGGTTAACACAGGCATCATCTCAAGCTGCCTCCATCtgggctgcctgctgctgtgcGTGTGCTCTGTGTTCGCTCCTGGAAGTCCCATGGATCTCAGCCTCCTCGTGCCCTTCATCAACTCCTCTTCTCCTGAGCTTGGAGACATAGTCagccaaaggaaaaaacacgCTTATCCTCTGAGAGGAGGCAGCAATCAGCCACTCCTGCCTGACCGCTCCTCGATCCATTGGACCAACAACACTTTGCTTTTTGACAACGTGCCCTCTGATACAGTGCCAGAGTCTTACATCTCCATCATCCTGCTGTTCCTGGGCGTCATCACTGCGCGGATTG GTCTGTGGTCTTTCGACCTGACCGTcacgcagctcctgcaggagagcatCTGTGAATCGGAGAGGGGCGTGGTGAACGGGGTGCAGAGCTCTATGAATTACCTGATGGACCTGCTTCATTTCATCATGGTGATCTCGGCTCCTCAGCCGCAGCACTTTGGCATCCTAGTTATCATTTCTGTGCTATTCATCACCACCGGTCACACCATGTATTTCCTATATGCGCACAAAGCCAAGAAAAAACGCCGCCACAACACATAA